One stretch of Hevea brasiliensis isolate MT/VB/25A 57/8 chromosome 12, ASM3005281v1, whole genome shotgun sequence DNA includes these proteins:
- the LOC110655795 gene encoding sucrose transport protein SUC4 gives MAIPQAESHRARARPPVVRRVRLRQLLRVTSIAGGIQFGWALQLSLLTPYVQELGIPHAWASVIWLCGPLSGLVVQPLVGHMSDRCTSRFGRRRPFIFTGASLICFSVLIIGHSADIGWLLGDRGNTRPRAIGVFVFGFWILDVANNMTQGPCRALLADLTGKDHRRTRVANAYFSLFMAVGNILGFATGAFSKWFKVFPFTVTSACNVDCANLKSAFYLDIVFMVITAYLSITAAQESPLCLSDRSTPIAEDVSGQSSHAQEAFLWELFGTFRYFPWPVWTILLVTALNWIGWFPFLLFDTDWMGREIYGGKPNEGQNYNIGVRTGAFALMLNSVFLGVTSLFMERLCRKWGAGFIWGISNILMALCFLAMLITSYVANHIGYLGHDLPPHGIVIAAIVIFAVLGVPLAITYSVPYALISSRIEPLGLGQGLSMGVLNLAIVIPQVILSLGSGPWDQLFGGGNSPAFAIGGLAAFAGGLVAILGIPRSGAQKPMALP, from the exons ATGGCGATCCCACAGGCGGAGTCACACCGAGCCAGGGCTAGACCACCGGTGGTCCGCAGAGTCCGGTTGCGTCAACTACTACGTGTGACTTCAATCGCGGGTGGAATACAATTCGGATGGGCTCTACAGCTCTCTCTCTTGACACCTTACGTTCAGGAGCTGGGAATTCCGCACGCCTGGGCCAGCGTGATATGGCTTTGCGGGCCATTATCGGGCCTGGTGGTGCAGCCCCTCGTTGGCCACATGAGTGACCGCTGCACCAGCCGGTTCGGCCGCCGAAGGCCGTTTATCTTTACTGGTGCAAGTTTAATTTGTTTTTCCGTTTTAATCATCGGCCACTCCGCCGATATCGGGTGGTTGTTGGGGGACAGGGGGAACACCAGGCCAAGAGCTATCGGGGTATTCGTTTTCGGATTCTGGATTCTGGATGTGGCTAATAACATGACTCAGGGTCCGTGTAGAGCTCTTCTTGCTGATCTTACTG GAAAGGATCATCGCAGGACTCGAGTGGCAAATGCTTATTTCTCATTATTCATGGCAGTTGGTAATATTCTTGGCTTTGCCACTGGAGCTTTCAGTAAATGGTTCAAGGTTTTCCCATTTACTGTTACTTCTGCATGTAATGTTGACTGTGCCAATCTCAAGTCTGCGTTCTATCTTGACATTGTTTTTATGGTAATTACTGCATATCTAAGCATCACAGCAGCTCAAGAATCACCTCTATGTTTGTCCGACAGATCCACACCCATTGCTGAAGATGTGTCAGGACAGTCAAGCCATGCACAAGAGGCTTTCCTGTGGGAGCTATTTGGGACATTTAGATATTTCCCATGGCCTGTATGGACAATATTGTTAGTTACTGCTCTAAATTGGATTGGTTGGTTTCCATTTCTTCTCTTTGATACTGATTGGATGGGTCGAGAAATCTATGGTGGCAAGCCAAATGAAGGACAGAATTATAATATTGGGGTCAGAACAGGTGCTTTTGCTCTGATGTTGAATTCAGTTTTTCTTGGTGTAACATCTTTGTTTATGGAGAGGCTCTGCAGGAAGTGGGGAGCTGGTTTCATCTGGGGAATTTCAAACATACTCATGGCTCTTTGCTTTCTTGCAATGCTTATAACCTCCTATGTTGCAAACCACATTGGCTATTTAGGTCATGATCTACCACCACATGGCATTGTAATTGCAGCAATAGTGATTTTTGCAGTTCTTGGTGTTCCACTGGCG ATCACTTATAGTGTGCCATATGCCTTGATTTCCTCGCGGATTGAACCTTTGGGACTTGGTCAAG GCTTATCAATGGGTGTTTTAAATTTGGCAATTGTGATCCCTCAG GTGATTCTCTCCCTCGGAAGTGGACCATGGGATCAGCTATTTGGTGGTGGAAACTCACCAGCCTTTGCAATTGGAGGTCTGGCAGCCTTTGCTGGTGGACTCGTAGCCATTTTGGGTATTCCTCGATCTGGTGCTCAGAAGCCCATGGCCCTCCCATGA
- the LOC110655794 gene encoding protein DETOXIFICATION 48-like: MCNPKPSSPSSFLCPKKTCFAKSNKPMDLYSDDEEELRRLPTPSEVLEEIKAIRKISGPTAITGLILYSRAMISMLFLGYLGELELAGGSLSIGFANITGYSVISGLAMGMEPICGQAYGAKQWKLLGLTLQRTVLLLLTTSIPISFMWLNMKRILLWCGQDQEISSMAHAFILFSIPDLFFLSLLHPLRIYLRAQSITLPLTYCSAISVLLHVPLNFLLVVHFKLGIAGVAIAMVWTNLNVFFLLFAFVYFSGVYKDSWVSPSMDCLRGWSSLLSLAVPTCVSVCLEWWWYEFMIMLCGLLVNPKATIASMGILIQTTSLVYVFPSSLSLGVSTRVGNELGANRPAKARISMIVSLVCAVALGLLAMLFTSLMRHQWGRFFTSDAEILELTAVALPIAGLCELGNCPQTTGCGVLRGSARPTIGANINLGSFYLVGMPVAILMGFVAKMGFAGLWLGLLAAQASCAILMLYVLCRTDWMVEAKRAKELTNTSSATTNNTSILPISSSKPEALTNSTIKPNLEEKFCIDDELVKSTSLETEPLISPKRTVH; this comes from the exons ATGTGCAACCCAAAACCATCTTCTCCATCCTCATTTCTATGTCCCAAGAAAACCTGTTTCGCCAAATCCAACAAACCTATGGATCTTTATTCTGACGATGAAGAGGAACTACGTAGATTGCCAACTCCTTCCGAG GTGTTAGAAGAAATCAAAGCCATAAGGAAGATTTCAGGTCCTACAGCAATTACTGGTCTTATTCTTTATTCAAGAGCCATGATCTCCATGCTTTTCCTTGGCTATCTTGGGGAACTTGAGCTTGCTGGTGGTTCCCTCTCCATCGGTTTTGCCAACATCACTGGATACTCTGTTATCTCTGGACTGGCTATGGGAATGGAGCCCATTTGTGGACAAGCTTATGGTGCGAAACAATGGAAGCTTCTTGGGTTAACTCTTCAAAGAACTGTTCTTCTCCTCCTCACCACCTCTATACCCATCTCTTTCATGTGGCTGAACATGAAGAGAATCCTTTTATGGTGTGGTCAAGACCAAGAAATATCTTCAATGGCTCATGCTTTTATTCTTTTTTCCATCCCTGAcctcttcttcctttctcttctcCACCCACTTCGCATCTATCTTAGGGCTCAAAGCATCACATTACCATTAACTTACTGTTCAGCCATCTCTGTTCTACTTCATGTTCCGCTAAATTTCCTCCTTGTAGTCCATTTCAAATTGGGTATTGCAGGAGTAGCCATAGCCATGGTTTGGACTAATCTCAATGTCTTTTTCCTCCTTTTTGCCTTTGTCTATTTCTCCGGTGTATATAAAGATTCCTGGGTTTCTCCAAGCATGGATTGCCTCAGAGGATGGTCATCTTTGCTTTCTCTTGCTGTGCCAACTTGCGTTTCTGTTTGCCTTGAGTGGTGGTGGTATGAATTTATGATAATGCTATGTGGTCTTCTTGTTAACCCAAAAGCCACCATAGCTTCAATGGGTATCCTTATTCAGACAACCTCTTTGGTCTATGTCTTCCCATCATCTCTAAGCCTTGGAGTCTCAACCAGAGTTGGGAACGAGCTAGGAGCAAACCGGCCGGCGAAAGCTCGCATTTCCATGATTGTTTCTCTTGTATGTGCAGTTGCTTTAGGCCTGCTGGCGATGCTATTCACATCATTGATGAGGCATCAATGGGGCAGATTTTTCACCAGCGATGCAGAGATTCTAGAGCTTACTGCTGTAGCATTGCCAATTGCAGGGCTTTGCGAACTGGGAAATTGCCCACAAACAACAGGTTGTGGAGTTCTAAGGGGAAGTGCTAGGCCTACCATTGGAGCTAATATCAATTTGGGTTCATTTTACTTGGTTGGTATGCCAGTGGCAATCTTGATGGGGTTTGTAGCTAAAATGGGATTTGCGGGGCTCTGGCTTGGGTTGCTTGCAGCTCAAGCTTCCTGTGCAATCCTCATGCTATATGTGCTATGCAGAACAGATTGGATGGTTGAAGCAAAGAGAGCAAAAGAGCTCACAAACACTTCTTCTGCAACAACTAATAACACTTCGATTTTACCAATATCATCATCAAAACCAGAAGCTCTTACTAATAGCACGATTAAGCCAAAtcttgaagagaaattttgcattGATGATGAGCTTGTGAAGTCAACTTCACTTGAAACAGAACCTCTGATATCTCCAAAAAGAACTGTGCACTGA